The following nucleotide sequence is from Prosthecobacter sp..
CACCACAGATCGCGAACCGCGTCCCGGCTCGCCGATTCATGCCTGGCGCACACTCGGCCTCATCGACGCGGACGGCGTGCCGACACGGCGCGGTGAAATCTTCAGCTTCTTCCAGCACGGCGAGGGTTTGGCCGTCGTCGCGGCGCTGGAGGACGAAAGTTATCCTGCGGACGATCTCGTGCATCACCTGGCGAACCTGCGCAGCGGTTCGAAGTTCGATCTGCCACTCGATTGCGGCTCCGAACGCCTTGCTGCCGTATGTCGCGGCACCTTTGGCTTCGTGAATCATCACGGTTACCTCGAAAGCGGCCTGCCCATCGAATACGGCGAAGGCGCGGCGGAACTGCTCGATGCCATGTTGCATCCTGAACAGCCCGGTGCTCAAGATTTGAAGGCCGACATCGCCGAGGGCGACATCTCCCGCGCCTACGTCGAATGGCTCAGCCTCCTGCGCCACATCAGCCACGCGCCGGATCATCCGTGGAAGCGCTGGGTCGCACTCAAAGAAGCCGCAAAAGCCGTTTTGAAGCACCACACCAAGACCCTGCGCCACTTTTTCCACCTCGAACTCCCACCGCTGACGAACAAGCAGAAGCATGGCAAGACACGGCATTATTTGATGGTGAAATAGATGTCTCGATCCCGGAGGGATCAAAGAAGGTAGCCAGGGGTAAGCTCGCACAGCGAGCGCCACCCCTGGAACTTGAGAAACCCTCCATTTCATCAAGGGCGCATGCCGGTGGTATGCGAGAAGCGTTCGTGTGCCGGGCGTTGTCGCTGGGTCGGCAAAAACCTCTCGCATACCTCCGGCATGCGCCCTTTGGCAGATTGGGGTGCCAACCTGATCCAGGGGTCTTCGACCCCTGGCTAATTTCTCTGATCCCTTCGGGATCGAATCACGTTGGGTGAGTTGAATCGGGACCGCTTCTTCGCAGACTGAATGCGTGTCGTCTAATATCCAACCCTCACCACGCATCGCCATCATCGGCTCCGGCGCCGTCGGTTGCTACTATGGCGGCCGGTTGGCGCAGCATGGGAACGATGTGCATTTCCTGATGCGCTCGGATTACGAGCATGTGAAGCGGCATGGGCTGAAGATTCAGAGCCATCTAGGAGACTTCGTCCTGTCGCAGGTGAACTGTCATCGCACCACGGCGGAGATCGGGCCGTGTGATCTGGTGATCATCGCGATGAAGGCGACGGCGAATGAGACATTGCTCGAACTGCTGCCGCCGCTGCTGAAACCAGACACGTTTTTGCTCACGCTGCAAAACGGCCTCGGCAGCGATGATTTCCTCGCACGACACTTTGGTTCGGAGCGTGTGTTGGGCGGCTTGTGCTTCGTGTGCATCAACCGCATCGCGCCTGGCGTGATTCATCACATCGCGCAGGGGCAGATTACGCTCGGAGAGTACAGCGGGGCTCCGCAAACGCGCACGGAAGCGCTGGCGGAGGAGTTTCGCCGTTGTGGAGTCGATTGTGTCGTCGAAGCAAGCCTCGTCATGGCGTGTTGGAAGAAACTCGTTTGGAACATTCCCTTCAACGGCCTCTCGATTGCTGCGGGTGGTAAAGACACGGCCGCTATCCTCGCGGATCCGGTCTTGGAGCAACGTGTGCGCGATTTGATGCGCGAGATTATCGTCACCGCAGGCCGGCTCGGTCACGAGATCCCGCTGGGTTTGATCGACACGATGATCGAACGCACGCGCACCATGTCTACCTACAAGCCGAGCAGCCTCATTGATTTCCTCGCAGGCAGTGAGGTCGAACTCGAAGCGATCTGGGGTGAACCAGTGCGCCGGGCGAAAGCCGCCGGGATCGAGATGCCGAGGGTGGCGGAGCTGTATCAGCAGTTGAAGCAACGCATTGCCGCTCGAACATTGGCCGCATGAGCCTCGCCCAAATTCAGAATGCCCACCCCGAAACGGCCATCGTGCTTGGTTCTGGTCTCGGCGGTGTGGCGGAGGCGTTTGGGATCGAATGCGAGGTGCCGTATGCCGAGGTGCCTGGTTTGAGTGCCTCCACGGTGCCGGGGCATGCGGGGCGCTTTGTTTTGGCGCGTCATCACGACCGGCCCATCCTCATCGCGCAAGGGCGGCGGCATTTGTATGAAGGGCTGAGCGCCGCGGAAGTCACGGCGGGCATTCGTTTCATGCACAGCCTCGGCGTGAAGCGTGTGGTGCTCACGAATGCGGCGGGAGCGATCGACGAGCACTTCCACGTCGGTGGTTTGATGCTCATCACGGATCACATCAATCTTCAGGGCACCACGCCTCTGCTCGGCGGGCCGAACTTCCATGACATGAGCGAGGTCTATTCGCGGGCATGGGCGGCAAAATTCCACGCGGCGGCGGTGGAGATCGGTTTGAAGCTGCACGCAGGTGTGTATGCCGCGCTGCTCGGCCCGCAGTATGAAACGCCCGCCGAAATCCGCATGCTGCGCACGCTCGGTGCCGACGCCGTCGGCATGTCCACCGTGCCCGAGGCGATTCAAGCCCGTGCGCTCGGCATGGAAGTGGCCGGCATCTCCATGCTCACCAACTGGGCCGCCGGATTGAAGCCTCAAACGCTGCATCACGCAGAAGTCGTCGAAGTCGGCAAGACCGCGAGCCTGTATCTGGCGAGGTTGTTGAAGGCGGTGGTGTGATTTTCTGTGTCATGAACCTTGCTGACTGCAAAGAGCGCCTCGCGATGGCTGGAGTCTTGTTTGAAGATGGTTTGAGCGAGCGCGAATTCGCCAAAATTGAGCAGGAGTACGGTTTCTGCTTCCCGGAAGACTTGAGACAGTTTCTGGCTTACGCCCTGCCCGTTTCGCAGAGCTGGGTTGATTGGCGAAACGGCGCCAAAACAGAAATTCTAGAGAGGATGCAGTGGCCCTTCGAGGGAATCTGCTTCGATATTGAGCACAACAGCTTTTGGTTAGCTGATTGGGGCGAGAAACCTGCGGTCTTGCAGGAGGCATTCGAGATTGCCCGACAAAATGTTGCCAAGGCACCCAAGTTAATTCCGATCTTCTCGCATCGCTTCATGCCAGACTTTCCTGCGGAAGCGGGGAATCCCGTGTTCTCCGTCTATCAAACAGACATCATCTACTATGGCCAGAATCTCGAAGATTACCTTCACAACGAGTTTCGTGATGCTTTTGACTTAGCATCAGGAACAACCGACGAGAATCATGACAACCTTCGATTGATCCGATTTTGGTCGGACATAGCAGGCTAAGGTCTTGCTAGCAGCAGGCGCTCGCTTTTTCCTTTTCGCACGAATGGTCGCAGCAGGGGCTGAGCGGCACGCCGTCCATGGATTCGGGAGCTTCCATGCTCGGATTCGGCTCCAAAGGTGCGAGGCCGAGTTCGCGGAGGAGTTTCATGTCCTCGTTGGCGCGGGGGTTGGCGGTGGTGAGCAGTTTGTCACCGTAGAAGATGGAGTTGGCACCAGCGAAGTAGGCGAGGGCCTGGGCTTCGCGACTGAGGTTCGTGCGGCCGGCGCTGAGGCGAACCTTGGCCTTCGGCACGGCGATGCGGGTGACGGCGATCATGCGGACGAAGGCGAAGGCATCGATGACCTCGTTGTCGCCCATCGGCGTGCCTTTGATGGGCATGAGGGCGTTGATCGGGATGCTTTCGGGCTGCGGATTGAAGTTGGAGATGACCTCCAGCATCTTCAGGCGGTCGTCGATGGTCTCGCCGAGGCCGAGGATGCCGCCGCAGCAGACGGACATGCCGGCGTCCTGCGCGTGGCGGATGGTGCGCAGGCGGTCCTCAAAGGTGTGCGTGCTGACGATGTTCGGGTAATGCTCGGGCGAGGTGTCCACGTTGTGGTTGTAGGCGGTGACGCCGGCTTCTTTGAGTTCGACGGCTTCGTCCGCACCGAGTTCGCCGAGGGTGACGCAGACTTCCATGCCGAGCTTGGAAACGTCATGCACGATGTCGAGCACCTGGTCGAATTTTTGGGTGCCTTTGCGCACGCCTTTCCATGCGGCGCCCATGCAGAAGCGCGTGGAGCCACTGGCACGGGCGGCGAGGGCGCGCTCCATGACCTGCTCCTTCGGCATGAGCTTCTCCGCCTGCACGCTGGTGGTGTAGCGGGCGCTTTGCGCGCAGTAGCCGCAGTCTTCGCTGCAACCGCCGGTCTTGATGCTGAGCAGGGTGCAGAGCTGGACCGAATTGTCCGTCCAATGCTCGTCATGCACGGCGCGGGCCTGCTTGAGGAGGTTGAAGAAGGGCTGGTGATAAATGCGGTGAAGCTCGGCGAAGGTCATAGGGCGTGGGATTGTTGGCGCAAATGGGCGAGATGCACGGGAAAAGTGCGGGTTGGAGTCGTCCTCGTCCTCCTACTCGTCCTTCGTCCTCGATTCTTCGGTGCCGCAATCAGCAGCGTGAGCGATTTGATCGAGGACGAGTTCGAGTAGGAGGACGAGGACGATTGATGAAGTGCAAGACAGACCATTTCGTTCCCGATTTGTCTCACCACCATGAACCGCCGCACATTCTTCCACCAAACGTCCGCGCTCGCCGCTGTCTCCGCTTTGCCAAAACTCCGCGCTGCCGATGCCGCGCAGAAAAAGCTCAAGGTGGCCGTTGTGGCGCTCGGTCGCGGCATGGGACATGTGCAGGCGCTGTTGAAGCTGCCGAATGTGGAGATCGCGTATGTGGCCGAGGTGGACCCGAAGCGGCTTGAAGCCGGCCTCAAGGTCATCAACGACACGCAGCAGGTGTCCTGCGTGGGAGTGAAGGACTTCCGCACCATCCTTGATGACAAGACGCTGGACGCGGTCTTCATCGCCACGCCGAATTTCTGGCACACACCCGCCGCGCTGCTCTGCATGCAGGCCGGGAAGCATGTGTATGTGGAAAAACCCGGCAGCCAGAACGCGCATGAGGCGGAGATGATCGTCGAAGCCTCGAAAAAATACGACCGCGTGGTGCAGATGGGCAATCAGCGCCGCACCTGGATGAAGGAGGCGATTGAAGCGCTGCACGGCGGTGCCATCGGCCCGGTGCGCTTTGGCCGTGGGTTTTACTACAACACGCGCAAATCCGTCGCCACGAACGAGAAGCCTGCGCCGCCGGACATCGACTACAACCTGTGGCAGGGTCCGGTGCCGGATGATGCGAAGCATGAGTTCAAGGCGCTGGCGCACTACGACTGGCACTGGTTCTGGCACTGGGGCAACGGCG
It contains:
- a CDS encoding purine-nucleoside phosphorylase; this encodes MSLAQIQNAHPETAIVLGSGLGGVAEAFGIECEVPYAEVPGLSASTVPGHAGRFVLARHHDRPILIAQGRRHLYEGLSAAEVTAGIRFMHSLGVKRVVLTNAAGAIDEHFHVGGLMLITDHINLQGTTPLLGGPNFHDMSEVYSRAWAAKFHAAAVEIGLKLHAGVYAALLGPQYETPAEIRMLRTLGADAVGMSTVPEAIQARALGMEVAGISMLTNWAAGLKPQTLHHAEVVEVGKTASLYLARLLKAVV
- the bioB gene encoding biotin synthase BioB — translated: MTFAELHRIYHQPFFNLLKQARAVHDEHWTDNSVQLCTLLSIKTGGCSEDCGYCAQSARYTTSVQAEKLMPKEQVMERALAARASGSTRFCMGAAWKGVRKGTQKFDQVLDIVHDVSKLGMEVCVTLGELGADEAVELKEAGVTAYNHNVDTSPEHYPNIVSTHTFEDRLRTIRHAQDAGMSVCCGGILGLGETIDDRLKMLEVISNFNPQPESIPINALMPIKGTPMGDNEVIDAFAFVRMIAVTRIAVPKAKVRLSAGRTNLSREAQALAYFAGANSIFYGDKLLTTANPRANEDMKLLRELGLAPLEPNPSMEAPESMDGVPLSPCCDHSCEKEKASACC
- a CDS encoding 2-dehydropantoate 2-reductase, coding for MSSNIQPSPRIAIIGSGAVGCYYGGRLAQHGNDVHFLMRSDYEHVKRHGLKIQSHLGDFVLSQVNCHRTTAEIGPCDLVIIAMKATANETLLELLPPLLKPDTFLLTLQNGLGSDDFLARHFGSERVLGGLCFVCINRIAPGVIHHIAQGQITLGEYSGAPQTRTEALAEEFRRCGVDCVVEASLVMACWKKLVWNIPFNGLSIAAGGKDTAAILADPVLEQRVRDLMREIIVTAGRLGHEIPLGLIDTMIERTRTMSTYKPSSLIDFLAGSEVELEAIWGEPVRRAKAAGIEMPRVAELYQQLKQRIAARTLAA
- a CDS encoding Gfo/Idh/MocA family oxidoreductase, encoding MNRRTFFHQTSALAAVSALPKLRAADAAQKKLKVAVVALGRGMGHVQALLKLPNVEIAYVAEVDPKRLEAGLKVINDTQQVSCVGVKDFRTILDDKTLDAVFIATPNFWHTPAALLCMQAGKHVYVEKPGSQNAHEAEMIVEASKKYDRVVQMGNQRRTWMKEAIEALHGGAIGPVRFGRGFYYNTRKSVATNEKPAPPDIDYNLWQGPVPDDAKHEFKALAHYDWHWFWHWGNGELGNNGIHTLDILRWGLKGDYPLRTTYNGGRYFYDDKQETPDTGTAVYDFGHAGCEWVQSSCHPRAAEKPLSEVMFYGDNGTMAAGRDTWTIYDPKGVEISKGKGAGGGDPAHIGNFLDAIRGEAKLNSPIAEGQKSTMMCHLGNMAYRTNTVVKCDPKTGKVLDNAEAMKLWGREGYRKGWDVKI